A section of the Thunnus albacares chromosome 6, fThuAlb1.1, whole genome shotgun sequence genome encodes:
- the LOC122983710 gene encoding kinase suppressor of Ras 1-like isoform X3, whose translation MSSSELQDTMRRLGSNSEDRSRLTAALSCLKSATETGGNLRPDTGSCSSESQTDSDTFAAISPLTPLHPTSHGRSISISVVPCSDDHRPYIPAEEMSDAFSLELSTPPAIRASKTCTAKPSHTPPLASRKLLQLLPNIALTRSKSHESQLANRIEEPATQKVSKKNKVLASIQINGCGNGPEDSTLRSPLLSARTPGPVPASAPYMMPGTPTLLDNLAAHRSSPQTMRRDIGLAVTHRFSTKSWLSQTCQVCRKSMMFGVKCKHCKLKCHNKCTKDAPSCRISFLTLPRMRRAESVPSDINNRIDHTAEIPVQFGTLPKAITKREPPPTLNQLDSSSNPSSATSSTPSSPAHFQPSNPPSVSATPPPNPSPQGSRDHRFHFPDVPSSTYTAGQHSGSYYESGVSQVAVTETQLTAAEQGGDEEAEEDYPAVDEEAADQCGTEKSFSNEECDEDGLEDLPSSICRRGAAGRWRGPITRKASQTSVYLQEWDIPYEQLQLGELIGKGRWGKVHKGRWHGEVAIRLLEIDGNNQDHLKLFKKEVMNYRQTRHENVILFMGACMAPPHLAIITSFCKGVTLYSVVRERGHLLDINKTRQIAQEIVKGMGYLHAKGIIHKDLKSKNVFYDTNKVVITDFGLFGMSGVVQEGRRKNVLRIPQGWIYYLSPEIVRKMSPEVDEDQLPFSKAADVYAFGTIWYELQVRHWPITNQPVEAKIWLVGSNEGIKKVLADTNLGKEVTEILSACWSFQADTRPTFTQLAGMLERLPKLNRRLSHPGHFWKAPEPWDHHHCLRDHCHQGLHAHCPYMYKYSS comes from the exons ATGTCCAGCTCTGAGCTGCAGGACACGATGAGACGCCTGGGCTCCAACTCAGAGGATCGTTCTCGCCTCACTGCCGCCCTCTCCTGTCTGAAGAGTGCTACTGAAACAG GAGGTAACCTGAGGCCTGACACAGGCTCCTGCAGCTCTGAGTCCCAAACTGACAGTGATACCTTTGCCGCCATCAGTCCCCTCACCCCCTTGCACCCTACCAGCCACGGCCGCTCCATCTCCATATCAGTGGTCCCTTGTTCAGATGACCACAGACCTTACATACCAGCTGAGGAAATGTCGGACGCCTTCTCCCTGGAGCTGAGCACTCCCCCGGCCATCCGCGCCTCAAAGACATGCACTGCCAAGCCCTCCCACACCCCCCCACTGGCTTCCCGcaaactgctgcagctcctccccAACATTGCACTGACGCGGAGCAAGAGTCATGAATCACAGCTCGCCAACCGCATTGAGGAGCCTGCTACCCAAAA ggTGTCTAAAAAGAACAAAGTATTGGCTAGTATTCAGATCAATGGCTGTGGGAACGGTCCTGAGGACTCGACCCTGCGGTCACCCCTGCTGTCTGCCCGGACCCCCGGCCCTGTCCCTGCCTCTGCCCCATACATGATGCCTGGCACCCCCACCCTGCTGGACA ATCTGGCTGCACACAGGAGTTCACCTCAGACAATGAGGAGAGACATTGGCCTGGCTGTAACTCACAG GTTTTCAACCAAGTCCTGGCTCTCCCAGACGTGCCAAGTGTGTCGCAAGAGCATGATGTTTGGTGTCAAGTGTAAACACTGCAA GTTAAAGTGCCACAACAAATGTACCAAAGATGCTCCCTCGTGTCGGATATCATTTCTCACAT TGCCAAGGATGCGCAGGGCAGAATCAGTGCCATCAGATATCAATAATCGTATTGATCACACAGCAGAGATCCCAGTGCAGTTTGGCACTTTACCAAAGGCAATAACCAAAAGG gAGCCTCCCCCCACTTTAAACCAGCTGGACTCCAGCAGTAACCCGTCATCAGCCACCTCCTCCACACCTTCCTCCCCAGCACATTTCCAGCCAAGCAACCCCCCGAGTGTGAGCGCCACCCCACCACCCAACCCATCACCACAGGGCTCCCGGGACCACCGCTTCCACTTCCCAG ATGTTCCTTCTTCCACATATACTGCTGGTCAACATTCTGGCAGCTACTATGAGTCTGG agTGTCACAGGTTGCCGTCACTGAGACgcagctaacagcagcagaaCAAGGAGGC GAcgaggaggcagaggaagacTACCCAGCTGTGGATGAGGAAGCAGCTGACCAGTGCGGCACAGAAAAGAGCTTCTCCAATGAGGAGTGTGATGAGGACGGGCTGGAGGACCTGCCCTCCTCCATCTGCCGTCGTGGAGCTGCTGGCCGCTGGAGGGGCCCCATCACTCGCAAGGCCAGCCAGACCAGCGTCTACCTGCAGGAGTGGGACATCCCATATGAGCAGCTGCAGCTGGGAGAGCTTATCGGCAAG GGTCGCTGGGGGAAGGTACACAAGGGTCGCTGGCATGGCGAGGTGGCCATTCGCCTTCTGGAGATTGATGGCAACAACCAGGATCACCTGAAGCTCTTCAAGAAGGAGGTGATGAACTACAGGCAGACCAGGCACGAGAATGTCATCCTGTTCATGGGTGCCTGCATGGCCCCGCCCCACCTCGCCATCATCACAAG tttcTGTAAAGGTGTGACTTTATACTCTGTTGTAAGAGAAAGAGGTCACTTGTTAGACATCAATAAAACCAGACAGATTGCACAGGAGATTGTAAAG GGAATGGGTTATCTACATGCCAAAGGCATCATTCACAAGGATCTGAAGTCTAAGAATGTGTTCTATGATACAAACAAAGTGGTCATCACAGACTTTGGCCTGTTTGGGATGTCTGGGGTGGTACAAGAAGGCAG aagAAAGAATGTGTTGCGGATACCTCAAGGCTGGATCTACTACCTGTCTCCAGAGATTGTTCGAAAGATGAGCCCAGAGGTTGATGAGGACCAGCTGCCTTTCTCTAAAGCTGCTGATGTTTACGCTTTTGG CACAATCTGGTATGAGCTGCAGGTCAGACATTGGCCAATCACCAACCAGCCTGTGGAAGCTAAAATCTGGCTAGTAGGCAGTAATGAGGGCATTAAGAAGGTGCTGGCAGACACCAACCTGGGCAAGGAGGTCACG GAGATCCTGTCTGCTTGCTGGTCATTCCAGGCAGACACCAGGCCAACCTTCACCCAGCTGGCAGGCATGCTGGAGAGGCTCCCAAAACTTAACCGAAGACTGTCTCACCCCGGACACTTCTGGAAGGCACCTGA GCCCTGGGATCATCATCACTGCCTGAGAGATCACTGCCATCAGGGCCTGCATGCTCACTGTCCATACATGTACAAATACAGCAGCTGA
- the LOC122983710 gene encoding kinase suppressor of Ras 1-like isoform X2, with the protein MAAAGKLSVDSLLQMSSSELQDTMRRLGSNSEDRSRLTAALSCLKSATETGGNLRPDTGSCSSESQTDSDTFAAISPLTPLHPTSHGRSISISVVPCSDDHRPYIPAEEMSDAFSLELSTPPAIRASKTCTAKPSHTPPLASRKLLQLLPNIALTRSKSHESQLANRIEEPATQKVSKKNKVLASIQINGCGNGPEDSTLRSPLLSARTPGPVPASAPYMMPGTPTLLDNLAAHRSSPQTMRRDIGLAVTHRFSTKSWLSQTCQVCRKSMMFGVKCKHCKLKCHNKCTKDAPSCRISFLTLPRMRRAESVPSDINNRIDHTAEIPVQFGTLPKAITKREPPPTLNQLDSSSNPSSATSSTPSSPAHFQPSNPPSVSATPPPNPSPQGSRDHRFHFPDVPSSTYTAGQHSGSYYESGVSQVAVTETQLTAAEQGGDEEAEEDYPAVDEEAADQCGTEKSFSNEECDEDGLEDLPSSICRRGAAGRWRGPITRKASQTSVYLQEWDIPYEQLQLGELIGKGRWGKVHKGRWHGEVAIRLLEIDGNNQDHLKLFKKEVMNYRQTRHENVILFMGACMAPPHLAIITSFCKGVTLYSVVRERGHLLDINKTRQIAQEIVKGMGYLHAKGIIHKDLKSKNVFYDTNKVVITDFGLFGMSGVVQEGRRKNVLRIPQGWIYYLSPEIVRKMSPEVDEDQLPFSKAADVYAFGTIWYELQVRHWPITNQPVEAKIWLVGSNEGIKKVLADTNLGKEVTEILSACWSFQADTRPTFTQLAGMLERLPKLNRRLSHPGHFWKAPEPWDHHHCLRDHCHQGLHAHCPYMYKYSS; encoded by the exons ATG GCTGCAGCAGGGAAGCTCTCAGTGGACAGTTTGCTGCAGATGTCCAGCTCTGAGCTGCAGGACACGATGAGACGCCTGGGCTCCAACTCAGAGGATCGTTCTCGCCTCACTGCCGCCCTCTCCTGTCTGAAGAGTGCTACTGAAACAG GAGGTAACCTGAGGCCTGACACAGGCTCCTGCAGCTCTGAGTCCCAAACTGACAGTGATACCTTTGCCGCCATCAGTCCCCTCACCCCCTTGCACCCTACCAGCCACGGCCGCTCCATCTCCATATCAGTGGTCCCTTGTTCAGATGACCACAGACCTTACATACCAGCTGAGGAAATGTCGGACGCCTTCTCCCTGGAGCTGAGCACTCCCCCGGCCATCCGCGCCTCAAAGACATGCACTGCCAAGCCCTCCCACACCCCCCCACTGGCTTCCCGcaaactgctgcagctcctccccAACATTGCACTGACGCGGAGCAAGAGTCATGAATCACAGCTCGCCAACCGCATTGAGGAGCCTGCTACCCAAAA ggTGTCTAAAAAGAACAAAGTATTGGCTAGTATTCAGATCAATGGCTGTGGGAACGGTCCTGAGGACTCGACCCTGCGGTCACCCCTGCTGTCTGCCCGGACCCCCGGCCCTGTCCCTGCCTCTGCCCCATACATGATGCCTGGCACCCCCACCCTGCTGGACA ATCTGGCTGCACACAGGAGTTCACCTCAGACAATGAGGAGAGACATTGGCCTGGCTGTAACTCACAG GTTTTCAACCAAGTCCTGGCTCTCCCAGACGTGCCAAGTGTGTCGCAAGAGCATGATGTTTGGTGTCAAGTGTAAACACTGCAA GTTAAAGTGCCACAACAAATGTACCAAAGATGCTCCCTCGTGTCGGATATCATTTCTCACAT TGCCAAGGATGCGCAGGGCAGAATCAGTGCCATCAGATATCAATAATCGTATTGATCACACAGCAGAGATCCCAGTGCAGTTTGGCACTTTACCAAAGGCAATAACCAAAAGG gAGCCTCCCCCCACTTTAAACCAGCTGGACTCCAGCAGTAACCCGTCATCAGCCACCTCCTCCACACCTTCCTCCCCAGCACATTTCCAGCCAAGCAACCCCCCGAGTGTGAGCGCCACCCCACCACCCAACCCATCACCACAGGGCTCCCGGGACCACCGCTTCCACTTCCCAG ATGTTCCTTCTTCCACATATACTGCTGGTCAACATTCTGGCAGCTACTATGAGTCTGG agTGTCACAGGTTGCCGTCACTGAGACgcagctaacagcagcagaaCAAGGAGGC GAcgaggaggcagaggaagacTACCCAGCTGTGGATGAGGAAGCAGCTGACCAGTGCGGCACAGAAAAGAGCTTCTCCAATGAGGAGTGTGATGAGGACGGGCTGGAGGACCTGCCCTCCTCCATCTGCCGTCGTGGAGCTGCTGGCCGCTGGAGGGGCCCCATCACTCGCAAGGCCAGCCAGACCAGCGTCTACCTGCAGGAGTGGGACATCCCATATGAGCAGCTGCAGCTGGGAGAGCTTATCGGCAAG GGTCGCTGGGGGAAGGTACACAAGGGTCGCTGGCATGGCGAGGTGGCCATTCGCCTTCTGGAGATTGATGGCAACAACCAGGATCACCTGAAGCTCTTCAAGAAGGAGGTGATGAACTACAGGCAGACCAGGCACGAGAATGTCATCCTGTTCATGGGTGCCTGCATGGCCCCGCCCCACCTCGCCATCATCACAAG tttcTGTAAAGGTGTGACTTTATACTCTGTTGTAAGAGAAAGAGGTCACTTGTTAGACATCAATAAAACCAGACAGATTGCACAGGAGATTGTAAAG GGAATGGGTTATCTACATGCCAAAGGCATCATTCACAAGGATCTGAAGTCTAAGAATGTGTTCTATGATACAAACAAAGTGGTCATCACAGACTTTGGCCTGTTTGGGATGTCTGGGGTGGTACAAGAAGGCAG aagAAAGAATGTGTTGCGGATACCTCAAGGCTGGATCTACTACCTGTCTCCAGAGATTGTTCGAAAGATGAGCCCAGAGGTTGATGAGGACCAGCTGCCTTTCTCTAAAGCTGCTGATGTTTACGCTTTTGG CACAATCTGGTATGAGCTGCAGGTCAGACATTGGCCAATCACCAACCAGCCTGTGGAAGCTAAAATCTGGCTAGTAGGCAGTAATGAGGGCATTAAGAAGGTGCTGGCAGACACCAACCTGGGCAAGGAGGTCACG GAGATCCTGTCTGCTTGCTGGTCATTCCAGGCAGACACCAGGCCAACCTTCACCCAGCTGGCAGGCATGCTGGAGAGGCTCCCAAAACTTAACCGAAGACTGTCTCACCCCGGACACTTCTGGAAGGCACCTGA GCCCTGGGATCATCATCACTGCCTGAGAGATCACTGCCATCAGGGCCTGCATGCTCACTGTCCATACATGTACAAATACAGCAGCTGA